In a genomic window of Anoplopoma fimbria isolate UVic2021 breed Golden Eagle Sablefish chromosome 6, Afim_UVic_2022, whole genome shotgun sequence:
- the LOC129092512 gene encoding mucin-22-like: MAAALFRRGAGLCCIHRELCRAVWRPQTALFSSKPPDIKQPRWTHIKKAKPQPAVDVATLLEQLFPHHRPGTAPPVARPAEASFMPNKPPIASSVKVSASNVPPLSKTEPEASVSPAASSLKQVDARRLSNVTVPTTSGSSSTSATSASLASEVAAIECQTLMETIETKVETATEPVELKTATALPLSDRMVEEIAETSSSPAATVEPLIETTIESPVEHIVSSVVVEGPVEPTVEAPAEEVQTKVTDSGVVDVLHAAEEPLIETTIESPVEGSNSPVETHETRAAVVEGPVDVTAQKVETKSTDSGVVDISHITTVEPLIETTIEPAVEKSISLLEALEDRSAVAEGSVETTLEAEAVTAALSVQTNSTDSVPLSLSHAAEAEPLIETTIESQVDVTVGTLETRAAVVEGPVEPTIDVTVDVAAHTVETTSTDSGDLQELEGESGMLVKELLCHIPPKTPDSVKTSSAYDPAEAMTLESMTLAEVKEEVGALETEVLLETRNALEEEANVLAKEEKMEVVTVMDDDVFEETPEAEFLTLDSISEAADAIEAETAVVLEAMLGSGQDAAVREAEKESVEKQDGVLEAMSLESVTLAEVEASLGTLENEPLSETINYLETEAEVVAGEKKTEVEVEDVDASGETTDGLFLAEVDALPEDLQIDAVMEELLFSVPAPVTVVTGGLIDREIVKADSLDATVATGSVDVDTAAAVTDDPPASPALKEVLMEEEEEEKEGAKDEALENEDGKGTHADLDPVQRLFLEKIKEYNNMRRLNGGLMEAEPDYEKHLSEETAKLQRLYGGGDLSSFPQFTFTEPQLDQDSK; encoded by the exons aTGGCTGCTGCATTGTTCAGAAGAGGAGCAGGATTATGT tgtaTTCACAGGGAGCTGTGCAGAGCTGTATGGAGGCCGCAGACTGCATTGTTCAGCTCCAAACCACcagacataaaacaaccacGCTGGACACACATCA AGAAAGCCAAGCCGCAGCCGGCGGTGGATGTCGCTACACTCCTGGAGCAACTCTTCCCCCACCACAGACCAGGAACAGCGCCACCTGTTG CTCGGCCTGCAGAAGCCTCCTTCATGCCCAACAAACCTCCTATCGCCTCCTCAGTGAAAGTCTCCGCCTCAAATGTTCCTCCTTTATCAAAGACAGAGCCGGAAGCGTCTGTCTCTCCAGCTGCTTCTAGTTTAAAACAAGTCGATGCTCGTAGACTTTCAAATGTGACTGTTCCTACAACCTCAGGTTCCTCTTCAACCAGCGCAACATCTGCATCTTTAGCATCAGAAGTAGCTGCAATAGAATGCCAAACCTTGATGGAAACAATAGAAACCAAAGTAGAAACTGCGACAGAGCCAGTAGAACTCAAAACCGCCACAGCACTTCCCTTATCAGACCGCATGGTGGAGGAGATCGCTGAGACGTCATCTTCTCCAGCTGCTACAGTAGAACCCTTAATAGAAACCACAATAGAATCACCAGTAGAGCATATTGTatcctctgttgttgttgaagGTCCAGTAGAGCCTACAGTAGAAGCTCCAGCTGAAGAAGTACAAACCAAAGTCACAGACTCAGGAGTGGTTGATGTCTTACACGCTGCCGAAGAACCTTTAATAGAAACTACAATAGAATCACCAGTAGAAGGCAGCAATTCCCCTGTGGAAACACATGAAAccagagctgctgttgttgaggGTCCAGTAGATGTAACAGCTCAGAAAGTAGAAACTAAAAGCACAGACTCAGGAGTGGTTGACATTTCACACATCACAACAGTAGAACCTTTAATAGAAACCACAATAGAACCAGCAGTAGAGAAAAGCATCTCTCTTCTGGAAGCACTAGAAGATAGATCTGCTGTTGCTGAAGGTTCAGTAGAAACTACACTAGAAGCTGAGGCAGTTACAGCAGCTCTATCAGTACAGACCAACAGCACAGATTCGGTTCCTCTCAGCCTCTCGCACGCTGCCGAAGCAGAACCTTTAATAGAAACAACAATAGAATCACAAGTAGATGTTACCGTGGGAACACTAGAAACtagagctgctgttgttgaggGTCCAGTAGAGCCAACGATAGACGTCACAGTAGATGTAGCAGCTCATACAGTAGAAACCACCAGCACAGACTCAGGA GATCTTCAAGAGTTGGAAGGAGAAAGTGGTATGTTGGTGAAGGAGCTCCTCTGTCATATTCCTCCCAAAACTCCTGACTCGGTAAAAACAAGTTCAGCCTACGATCCAGCAGAAGCCATGACGCTGGAATCGATGACTTTAGCAGAAGTGAAGGAAGAAGTTGGAGCTCTAGAAACCGAAGTTCTGCTAGAAACAAGAAACGCACTCGAGGAAGAAGCTAACGTGCTAGcgaaggaggagaagatggaagTTGTGACAGTGATGGACGATGATGTTTTTGAGGAAACGCCAGAGGCTGAATTTTTAACGCTGGACTCCATCTCTGAAGCCGCCGATGCAATAGAAGCCGAGACAGCCGTCGTGCTGGAGGCCATGCTCGGTTCTGGGCAAGACGCTGCTGTTCgagaagcagaaaaagaatCCGTGGAGAAGCAAGATGGCGTCTTGGAGGCCATGAGTCTGGAGTCTGTGACCTTGGCTGAAGTCGAGGCCTCCTTGGGAACTCTGGAGAATGAACCCCTGAGTGAAACCATAAATTATCTGGAGACAGAAGCTGAAGTTGTCGCCGGAGAGAAGAAGacggaggtggaggtggaggatgtGGATGCGTCTGGAGAGACGACTGACGGTTTGTTTCTGGCTGAAGTCGACGCTCTGCCTGAAGATCTGCAGATAGACGCGGTGATGGAGGAGCTGCTCTTTTCCGTTCCTGCTCCAGTAACCGTGGTAACAGGAGGACTGATCGATCGGGAGATTGTAAAAGCGGATTCTTTGGATG CAACGGTGGCCACTGGGTCAGTCGATGTCGATACAGCGGCTGCAGTGACAGATGATCCTCCGGCTTCTCCTGCTCTGAAGGAGgtgctgatggaggaggaggaggaggagaaggagggagcaAAGGATGAAGCCTTGGAGAATGAAGATGGAAAAGGGACACATGCGG ATTTAGATCCGGTACAGAGACTCTTCCTGGAGAAGATCAAAGAATACAACAACATGCGCAG gttgaatggaggactgatggaggcGGAGCCGGACTACGAAAAACACCTATCAGAGGAGACGGCGAAGCTCCAGAGACTTTATGGAGGAGGAGACCTGAGCAGCTTCCCTCAGTTCACCTTCAccg AGCCACAATTGGACCAGGACTCCAAATGA